The DNA sequence CGTCACGATGCTGCGACACCACAGCGGCCGTTCGCTCACCGTGGCCGAGGTCACCCGCGTCGGCGACGACACGTTCGAACTGACGCTCGCCGCCGCCGCCGAGCCCGCCGGCCTCACCACCGCTCCAATCACGAACCATGCCGAGTGACACCCACCTCGACGCCGCGCGCGACCTCGCCCGCGCCGAACGGGAGTCCGTCCGCGGGAAACTCGACGCCTACGACCAGTTCGTCGCCCGCGTGCAAGACCTCCCGCTGGAGTCCAGCCACCCCGGACAGCGAGCGCCCGCGCTCCCCGCGGGCGGCGCCCAGTCCTCCGGGTCGGCGGCCAGCACGGAAACCGGCTGTGCGAGCGTCCGCGCGGCGTTCCGGGACACAATCCGGCCGTACAGCGTCGAAGACATCGACAACGACGAGCCGCTGCTGGAGACGATTCGCTCCGAGCTCTCGGACTCGATTGCGGTCGCGCTCGCGCCGACGACCGACGCCGGGTTCACGAGCAGCCTCCGGGACGCCATCGTCGCCGCCGTGGAGTCTCGACGCGTCGAAGCCCACGTGATGCAGGCCGGACTCGATGCCGAACTCGACGAACTGGCTGCCGCCTCCGAGACCCTCGAACCGATTCTGACGTGGCTGTACGACGCCGACGAGACGCCGCTCACCGACCTCGGCTTCGACCAACTGCGCGCCCGCCACGCGAAACTCGCCGCCCACCGCGAGCGCTGCGCGCAACTGCTCGCCGAACGACAGGCGTTCCTTCACCGGTCGACGAAGCACGCGGGCCAAGCCGGGATGCAACATCGAATGCTCGTCCGGTACCTCTACGCCGACCTCCCCGTCGTCTTCCCCGTTCTTGCGGCCGGCGTCCGCGTGGAGACCCTGTGCGCTGACGCCCAACGCACCGTCCGCGAGCACCTCACCTGTCGCGTGTGACCGACGACGCCATCGGGTTCGGTGCCGCAGTCACGAACTGGTACCTGAACTGAACCGACGCGCGCGGAGTCAGCGGGTGCGCTCGCAGTCGAGCAGCCTCGCGGCCGAGTCGACATCCTCGAAGTACCCCAGCCTGTGGGTCTCGCCCCCGACGGTTCTGAGTTTCAGCGTGTCGTACCACTCGGGCAGCACCGCGGCGAAGAGGTCCGAGGACGTGGTCACCTCCGCTATCTCGTCCCGCCGAACCGACCACTGCGCCGCACCGGTCAACTCGTTGTAGGCGACGACCGCGTCCGGGTAGATGCGATAGACGACGTGCCCGCTGACGACCCATCCGACCACGAGCTCGACGAGCACCCGGCAGCCCACGACCGCCGCGGCGCCGGCCGCGGCGCCGACAACGTGGCCGTACGGGGCTCCAAGTACCTCTCCGCCGACCAGCGACCCGACCAGTCCACCGAACAGAACCGGGAACAGCATCAGCCCCAGCACCGAGGCGAGGACTCCACTGATTGCCGCGGCCGCGAGCGTGCCGCGGCGGTCGCTGTCAAACGTTTCGACCGGTTCGCCGTCGGGGGTTTCGACCGCCCGCTCCGTTCCGACGGTCTCGTCGCTGAACACCATCGATTCGAGCCATCCGGGGTACCGGAGTTCGACGAGGTCGTATCCGGCTCGCGCGCCGACGGCCGCGAGCCCGAGACCGAGGCGACCGACGCCCGCGGCCTGGGCGCCGTCGACCGCGAGCGGGGCGACGACTACGAGCACGAACACGAGCACCAGGTACTTCCGGGAGTCGCCACCGGTGGCGGCCGTCGACTCGTACGCTCCGGAGCGCAGCCAGCCCACGAATCGCGACGCTTGATCGACCACGACGACGAGGACGGCCAGCGCGAGCGTCGCGGGTGGAGCGAACGTCTCGACGAACGGCGCGACGGCTCCCGTCAGTAGCAGCCCGCCCAGCGGCCAGAACGCAGCGAGCGGAATCACCGCCAACAGCACGTACGGCACGCTCCGTGGGTACACGGGCGGGAGCCGGCTGCTGAGCCGGATACTCCCACGGACGTCTGCGAGCGATTCCAGCGGGAACGGCATCCTCGTCGCCGTCGGCCTGTACGCCGCTGACGGCGGCAGTGCGGCGAACAGGGATTGGACGGCTCCACGAGTGGCCGCGACGCCTGCTTCCATCCAATACACGAACAGCAGGAGGTGAGGCCCCCACTCGAAGCGGACCACGCCTGCGGCCAACACGGCGGCGACCAGCACCGCCCTGTACGCGCGCCCTCTCACGTTGGTACCACTGCCGGACCAGCCTGACATCCTCCCACAGCTAACGCCGTGGGGTTCCTCCACTGGGGGTTGAACCCACGGAAACGGAGAGGTTCGCAGGTTCGTCGTCACGGTCGACGATGACCTGCGTTTCGGGCTGTGCCAGTACAGCCCCCGCCTCAGACAGCGGTTTCGAGAACTTGCCCAAGGCTCGTTTGCCGATGTTCAGCGCACCGTTCTTGTCTGCGTTGTCGTCCAGCCCACACTCAGGACACTCAAAGCGTCCCTGTGTTGCCCGAACACCCTCGCAGGCACACCGATTGCATGTCTTCGACGTGTCGTATTCTTCGACCAACTGCACCTCGATGCCTGCGTCGTGGGCCTTGTACTCAATGTAGTTCAGCAGGCGGGCGAACGGCATCTTGTGGGTCTTGTCGTTGATGTACCGCCCCTTGTCGTTGTCTTTACGAATCCTGCCGAGGTCGCCCACGACGATAACCGCATTCCGTTCCTCGGCATTCTCTACGATTTGTCGGGCAATCTTGTGGAGTCGGTCGTCCACCTTCCGTGTCTCAGCGTCACCGATGCGCTCAACCACCTGTTGTCCCTGTCGGGGTTTCGCTTTCCCGATGAACTTCCGCAGTTGCTTGTAGTGTTCGCGGATACGGCGCACTTCCTCGCCGTAGAATGTGGTCTTTCGGTCGGAGAGGAACGTGCAGGTGGCGACCCACCGTGCGCCCATGTCGATAGCCAGCACGTCGTCGTACTCGTCTTGGACGGTCACAGACCGCTTCACGACGAGATGTACGTACCACTCACCGTCACGGCGCACCAGTTCACTGTCCCGAATATCACCCTCACAGACGAGTTGTTCGTCTTTCTGTGGGACGTGGGCGGGGCACCAGATGGAGTTGCCCCGTCCACGCTCGGGGTCGTAGACGGGAACTTTCACCCACCACGAGGAGAGGACGGTATCTTCGTCGTAGGTCACGTCGAATACGTCGTTACGGAGAACGACAGGCTGTTCGGTGTCGGGATTAGGGTCTTTCTGCCGTTGCACCTTCGACGCCTGTTGGTCGGTCGCGGAGTAGAGGTCGGCGTCTCCGCCGTGAACTTCGGTCTGGAACGCCTCATACTCACGGGCGAGCAGGTCGGCTTTCCTGTTGGTCAGCGAGTGGAGTTTGACCCGCACCGTGGTTGAGACGTTCCGTTGCATACTACTCACCTGCTTGCGCGTCGATGTACTCCTTGATGACTTCGCTGGATACGTCGCCCGCGCTTGAGACGAAGTACGAGCGCGTCCACAGCGACGGGAGGCCGAAGTCGAACTCGTCACGGAGGTGGCGCGAGGAGTAGCCCTTGACCTGTTGCATTATTTTGTTCGGGGCGAGTGTCGGGTCGCCCGTGATGAACAAGTGTACGTGGTCGGGGCGAATCGCCAACTCCAAGATTTCGAGGCCGAGTTCGTCGGCTTTCTCCTCGATGAGTTCTTCGAGACGGTCACGTACCTCGCCCTCAAGTACCGATTTGCGGTACTTCGGACACCAGATGAAGTGGTACTGGAGTTTGTGGATGTTGGTACGTTCCCTGTCGAACCCACGAGGCATCGTCAGTATATAGAAACTATTCACCTAAAGATGTTATGCAGGTATCCAACCGCAACCGTGCCTACGAGCGTAGACAGATTCTCAGTTGTCGGCTTCATCCCACCCCTGAAGGGGTGGGAGGATGTCAAGACTCAGGAGTAGCCGCTCCAAGCGATCGTCTCGTGGGACAACTCCAAGCGATCTTGTTTGGACCAATCTAAGATGGACACTAAATAGAATTGGGGTGTTAGGACAATTCTAATCTATTGAAAAACGATATAGTATGTTCTATCTGATAAAAATAAAAGCTTATTTTATACTTATATATTAAATAAACCTATTTGAACTAGAAATATTTGTGTATATAGCCATAATTTGTTATTTTTGATGAGATAACCAAGTCTTTGTGGCATTTAGACATTCTGGTTATATTGTGCTATTCATGGGTTATTACTTGGCTGTGTCCCTATCTGTTCGGCCAATGGTCTCTAACACCCCTTTACATTTCTATGTGTGTAATCTCACTCCCAGCGAAATCTCCCCGGAACTTATATTGAATTCACCCTATCTTTGAAACAATGAAGCGGCGTGGCTATCTTTCTGGTGGCCTAGGTTTGGTGGCGACCTTGAGCGGCTGTTTGATGGTTGATGGTAACTCTACATCACGCGATCTGGTAGCAACAGAGACACGAATCTCCGAATCTTCCCGTTCTACCGCCGCTTGCTCCACAGCCACTCCCAACCAAATTAGCTCTCAAACTCTTGCGACGAACCAGCCAACAGAGACTCCCACTACAGTCGTTCGATCATACTATGAGGCGGTGTATGATGGAGACGCTGATACAGCAAATGCACTTCTACACAGACACAGTCCAATATCTGAACACACGCCCGCGGAGATCTCGGCCCTCGAAAACTTCCAGTATCGCCTTACCAACATCCAAGAGAACCAAACACACCCGAATCAGGCAACTGTATCATTTACCGTTACTCTAGTTTCCCCGGACGGTGACACACGTCGAAATAAAACTGCGATAGAAGTTAGACACTCCTGCACCAAATGGAAAATATGGAAATAACATGCAACCATTGGTATACGAGTCCAGTTCTCCTCATTGTGTCCGCCATGTGGCATGCGGTGTAGTGTGTTATACTGTCAGTAGTGTGGCTCCCTCCCTTAGCCCCGAAATGTGGTCTTTCGCCCACTGAATCGCCTGACTGTTCGTATTTCGAATAACCGATGAGAGGTGATTCGTCTGCGAATAAATCCCCGTATACAGCACCTCACCGTCAATCAGAAAGAGGCTGTACCGGGACACGTCGATTCCCCGGTAGACCGCATCCCCCGATTCGATATGTGGAATGATACTATCCGGTTGGTTCTCAAGAAGGACGTCTAACACCTCATCATTCACGAGAAGGGTAACATCAACATCGTCAATCATCCCTTGCTCGAGAATTGTATTGATATGCGGAATCAGCACCTCCGAAACGGCCACGAGCTCTTCCCCGCCCCGGATTTCTTCATCCATTGGCTCTATCGTCTCGTAGGGAGCGTAATCGGGCGGATGGAACACGTCGCCGTCGAGAAAAACCGATGTGTCTAACTCAGCGTCAAGGGGGAGAGAGGCAAGCTCAGCGCCCGTCTCCGTTAACATCTTGAATGAATCCTGGAAGTCTTCGCAGAGCTCGCACGCAATAATCCCAGTATACGTCGGCTTGCAGACCCCATCAGTGCGCTCAACGAGGTCGTGGTCTTCTAATTCCCGGATTGCTCGGTCAACTGTTGGCCGGGATTCCGGGAGATTCTCAACAACCGTTCGCTTGTCCGGCTGATACTCACAGATATACTCGAGGATGTTCCGGCGTTTCAGAACAACATCGGCGATTTCAGAAACCGATGATGCCATACCATACGTCTGTGAGCGAACCGAAATGAACACTGAG is a window from the Halobacterium hubeiense genome containing:
- a CDS encoding DUF7260 family protein, which encodes MPSDTHLDAARDLARAERESVRGKLDAYDQFVARVQDLPLESSHPGQRAPALPAGGAQSSGSAASTETGCASVRAAFRDTIRPYSVEDIDNDEPLLETIRSELSDSIAVALAPTTDAGFTSSLRDAIVAAVESRRVEAHVMQAGLDAELDELAAASETLEPILTWLYDADETPLTDLGFDQLRARHAKLAAHRERCAQLLAERQAFLHRSTKHAGQAGMQHRMLVRYLYADLPVVFPVLAAGVRVETLCADAQRTVREHLTCRV
- a CDS encoding DUF6498-containing protein; the protein is MRGRAYRAVLVAAVLAAGVVRFEWGPHLLLFVYWMEAGVAATRGAVQSLFAALPPSAAYRPTATRMPFPLESLADVRGSIRLSSRLPPVYPRSVPYVLLAVIPLAAFWPLGGLLLTGAVAPFVETFAPPATLALAVLVVVVDQASRFVGWLRSGAYESTAATGGDSRKYLVLVFVLVVVAPLAVDGAQAAGVGRLGLGLAAVGARAGYDLVELRYPGWLESMVFSDETVGTERAVETPDGEPVETFDSDRRGTLAAAAISGVLASVLGLMLFPVLFGGLVGSLVGGEVLGAPYGHVVGAAAGAAAVVGCRVLVELVVGWVVSGHVVYRIYPDAVVAYNELTGAAQWSVRRDEIAEVTTSSDLFAAVLPEWYDTLKLRTVGGETHRLGYFEDVDSAARLLDCERTR
- a CDS encoding RNA-guided endonuclease TnpB family protein, which encodes MQRNVSTTVRVKLHSLTNRKADLLAREYEAFQTEVHGGDADLYSATDQQASKVQRQKDPNPDTEQPVVLRNDVFDVTYDEDTVLSSWWVKVPVYDPERGRGNSIWCPAHVPQKDEQLVCEGDIRDSELVRRDGEWYVHLVVKRSVTVQDEYDDVLAIDMGARWVATCTFLSDRKTTFYGEEVRRIREHYKQLRKFIGKAKPRQGQQVVERIGDAETRKVDDRLHKIARQIVENAEERNAVIVVGDLGRIRKDNDKGRYINDKTHKMPFARLLNYIEYKAHDAGIEVQLVEEYDTSKTCNRCACEGVRATQGRFECPECGLDDNADKNGALNIGKRALGKFSKPLSEAGAVLAQPETQVIVDRDDEPANLSVSVGSTPSGGTPRR
- the tnpA gene encoding IS200/IS605-like element ISHhu3 family transposase, with product MPRGFDRERTNIHKLQYHFIWCPKYRKSVLEGEVRDRLEELIEEKADELGLEILELAIRPDHVHLFITGDPTLAPNKIMQQVKGYSSRHLRDEFDFGLPSLWTRSYFVSSAGDVSSEVIKEYIDAQAGE
- a CDS encoding transcriptional regulator FilR1 domain-containing protein — encoded protein: MASSVSEIADVVLKRRNILEYICEYQPDKRTVVENLPESRPTVDRAIRELEDHDLVERTDGVCKPTYTGIIACELCEDFQDSFKMLTETGAELASLPLDAELDTSVFLDGDVFHPPDYAPYETIEPMDEEIRGGEELVAVSEVLIPHINTILEQGMIDDVDVTLLVNDEVLDVLLENQPDSIIPHIESGDAVYRGIDVSRYSLFLIDGEVLYTGIYSQTNHLSSVIRNTNSQAIQWAKDHISGLREGATLLTV